In Bactrocera oleae isolate idBacOlea1 chromosome 5, idBacOlea1, whole genome shotgun sequence, a genomic segment contains:
- the HLH3B gene encoding uncharacterized protein HLH3B has protein sequence MVWVAAGETEEHISTTSNKSDISNSLRSCKLENASPRATGSRSTSPKTGAVNGAGDLGPAVLPNCLRISATSGNPPALVRLPAAQAAYLHPKTESISDGDLSDFSLNDTEEDDEDFRNCVLSNGSQGDGSRSQSTSPRNMNILQPPRQTNSPPNNSNILKNAPTISGGPVRKVFTNTRERWRQQNVSGAFAELRKLVPTHPPDKKLSKNEILRMAIKYIKLLTGVLEWQKQQEELQQEQHQSKCRDTRVSNELNNNERHRLNGHHESTVSGRNNASPLRQVHVKQFHLKCERVGNALIANAQRNNSLLMIAPSAMSTRPIKMEELEAVDVTGSASCSSNSSQALGITPAIAVGRVNGSNGGRSNKRKSHSKSTMNESSENQNNKKRKEN, from the exons aTGGTTTGGGTAGCTGCGGGCGAGACGGAGGAGCATATCTCCACAACTTCCAATAAAAGTGATATAAGTAACAGTCTGAGAAGCTGCAAGTTGGAAAATGCTTCGCCCAGAGCTACAGGATCAAGATCAACTTCACCCAAAACGGGCGCTGTTAATGGCGCTGGAGATCTGGGGCCAGCAGTTTTACCTAATTGCTTGCGCATCAGTGCCACTAGTGGTAATCCACCAGCTTTAGTGCGTTTGCCAGCTGCACAAGCAGCTTATCTACATCCCAAAACTGAGTCGATATCCGACGGTGATCTGTCGGATTTTTCACTCAACGACACTGAGGAGGATGACGAAGATTTTCGCAATTGTGTGCTTTCGAATGGCAGTCAGGGGGATG GTTCGCGCTCGCAATCCACTTCACCGCGCAACATGAATATACTCCAGCCACCGCGACAAACCAATTCTCCACCGAATAACAGTAACATTTTGAAGAATGCTCCAACCATAAGCGGCGGTCCGGTACGTAAGGTCTTCACCAATACGCGTGAACGTTGGCGTCAACAGAATGTGTCCGGCGCCTTTGCCGAGCTACGCAAGCTAGTGCCCACACATCCGCCAGACAAGAAGCTCTCCAAAAATGAAATACTTCGCATGGCTATTAAATACATCAAGCTACTCACCGGCGTCTTGGAATGGCAGAAGCAGCAGGAAGAACTACAACAAGAGCAGCATCAGTCAAAATGTCGCGATACACGCGTCAGCAATGAGTTAAACAACAATGAGAGGCATAGGTTGAATGGACATCATGAATCCACGGTAAGCGGTCGGAATAACGCATCACCGCTGCGTCAAGTGCATGTCAAGCAATTTCATTTGAAGTGTGAACGCGTGGGCAACGCATTGATAGCGAATGCTCAGCGTAACAATAGTCTCTTAATGATAGCACCAAGCGCAATGTCTACGCGTCCTATAAAAATGGAAGAGTTAGAGGCTGTGGATGTGACTGGTTCAGCCTCATGTTCGTCTAATAGTAGCCAAGCGTTGGGTATTACACCAGCTATAGCGGTTGGACGCGTTAATGGTTCCAATGGCGGGCGCTCGAATAAGCGAAAGTCGCATTCGAAGTCTACCATGAACGAAAGCAGTGAAAATCAGAATAATAAGAAGCGAAAGGAGAATTAA